The following coding sequences lie in one Deltaproteobacteria bacterium genomic window:
- a CDS encoding PAS domain S-box protein — MLRESEEQLRAVVANAADSIITVDELGNINSLNPGAEKLFGYREADLMGENIQVLTPSSSGSDEASLDQAFQMKEQTHLGSSQEVLGQRRDGTTFPLDMTVSEMLLHGQRFFTGVIRDISTRRQMETTLRANEARFHQLAEMSPIGIYLTDAHGLYVYTNQRWQQISGLTFEDSLGAKWTNAIARQDYESVVNAWQTAIASQQDIIKQEFHFQHPDGEQRTVTSHAIGLYWEDKTISGYVGIVDDITLRRKAEAIQQRYATELERSNKELEQFAYVSSHDLQEPLRMVASYCRLLQRRYADKLDQDANEFITYAVEGATRMQVLINDLLAYSRVRRKERTMKQVSCQQILERSLVNLQQSIRESQATITSDPLPALMGDETQLHQLFQNLLSNAIKYRGDEAPRIHIGIEQQENGWLFSVRDNGIGIAPHYHERIFQIFQRLHERGKYPGTGIGLAICSKVVEIHGGRIWVDSIEGKGSTFFFTLPKVH; from the coding sequence AGAGAAAGCGAAGAACAACTTCGCGCAGTCGTTGCGAATGCAGCCGACAGCATCATCACTGTTGATGAATTGGGTAATATAAACTCCCTAAATCCCGGAGCAGAAAAGCTATTTGGCTATCGAGAGGCGGATTTGATGGGAGAGAATATCCAAGTCTTGACTCCCTCGTCCTCTGGATCAGACGAAGCTTCGCTTGACCAGGCATTCCAAATGAAAGAGCAAACCCATTTGGGGAGTAGTCAAGAGGTGCTTGGGCAACGTCGCGACGGAACGACATTCCCGCTTGATATGACAGTTAGTGAAATGCTCTTGCATGGGCAGCGTTTTTTCACCGGAGTTATTCGAGACATCTCTACACGACGCCAAATGGAGACTACTTTACGCGCTAACGAAGCGCGCTTCCATCAACTCGCTGAAATGTCACCCATCGGCATCTATCTGACAGATGCGCACGGCCTTTACGTATACACGAACCAACGCTGGCAGCAGATCTCCGGCCTAACGTTTGAAGACAGTTTAGGAGCAAAGTGGACGAACGCAATAGCGCGGCAAGACTATGAATCGGTGGTGAACGCCTGGCAAACTGCAATCGCTAGCCAGCAAGATATCATCAAGCAAGAGTTCCATTTTCAACACCCTGACGGGGAACAACGTACAGTGACATCACATGCAATAGGGCTCTATTGGGAAGACAAGACGATCAGCGGTTATGTTGGTATTGTTGACGACATCACTCTGCGACGAAAAGCCGAAGCAATTCAACAACGCTACGCCACTGAATTAGAGCGGAGTAATAAAGAACTCGAACAATTTGCCTATGTGTCTTCCCACGATCTCCAAGAACCGCTCCGCATGGTAGCAAGTTATTGTCGATTACTCCAACGTCGCTACGCCGACAAGCTTGACCAAGACGCCAACGAATTTATTACCTATGCGGTTGAAGGGGCTACCCGCATGCAAGTATTGATTAACGACTTATTGGCCTATTCTCGCGTACGCCGTAAAGAGCGCACCATGAAGCAGGTTTCGTGTCAGCAGATATTGGAGCGCAGTCTTGTCAATTTACAGCAATCTATCCGTGAGAGTCAGGCAACGATCACTTCTGATCCATTGCCTGCGCTGATGGGTGATGAGACACAATTGCACCAGCTCTTCCAAAACCTCCTGAGCAATGCCATCAAATATCGTGGAGACGAGGCACCGCGCATTCATATAGGGATCGAACAACAGGAAAACGGCTGGCTCTTCAGCGTGCGCGACAACGGGATTGGTATCGCCCCACATTATCACGAGAGGATTTTTCAGATCTTCCAACGTCTACACGAGCGTGGCAAGTATCCAGGAACTGGGATCGGTTTGGCGATTTGCAGCAAAGTTGTCGAAATCCATGGTGGTCGCATTTGGGTAGACTCGATCGAAGGTAAAGGCTCGACCTTCTTCTTTACTCTTCCAAAAGTTCATTGA
- a CDS encoding response regulator, whose product MAEQRMPMSGRPAEILLVEDNPGDVRLIQEALKDGKILNNLHVAGDGEQALAFLRRQGPHAHAPTPDLVLLDLNLPRKNGRETLVEIKNDPTLATVPIVILTSSQEDADTLASYQLRANCYISKPVEFEQFVKVVHSVEDFWFSIVRLPQETT is encoded by the coding sequence ATGGCGGAACAGCGGATGCCCATGAGTGGACGACCGGCGGAAATTCTCTTGGTGGAAGATAACCCAGGAGATGTCCGCCTCATACAAGAAGCGTTGAAGGACGGGAAGATTCTTAATAATCTACACGTCGCTGGCGACGGCGAGCAGGCGCTTGCTTTTCTGCGCCGCCAAGGACCGCATGCCCACGCCCCCACTCCCGATTTAGTCTTGCTTGATCTGAACTTACCGCGAAAAAATGGACGTGAGACGTTAGTGGAGATCAAGAATGATCCTACGCTTGCAACAGTCCCGATTGTGATTCTGACCAGTTCACAGGAAGATGCGGATACCCTGGCAAGCTACCAACTCCGCGCCAATTGCTACATTTCCAAACCTGTCGAATTCGAGCAGTTCGTAAAAGTTGTCCACTCGGTTGAAGATTTCTGGTTTTCTATCGTGCGCCTCCCCCAAGAAACCACGTAG